One Entomomonas asaccharolytica DNA segment encodes these proteins:
- a CDS encoding autotransporter family protein: protein MLTVSKLSKNIAYLLFFPIAYSLLTSQAKATTYDVGIGETYSTLKELSDAGVLANGDIVVVHNNDSSFAGETLSVSSLTLVSSDGTRIILSEAATSTPPAKGGLIYFTNNSVTLNIADIQVQNSTAQGVNNNVSSGLGGAIYANNDLSMANADDIMLNNNTALGGDNGANSGLGGAIYAYYTLDLKNSNNISFVNNKAIAGNPTSSTTTGSGHGGAIYASLINLTGANDITFSGNQAQGGDAGTLNAPNSGIGGAIYAGFFGIDMTGASNVVFSNNIAKGGSASTGGNADKSGLGGAISTLGPSVISGSSFINNQATTSNIGDMSSGLGGAIYNSGPSLTLQATAGNDITFSGNTHNQGGMGVTANSIYFGNVSSSALSTTFNVDVADGALVTMYDPLASQADDLITKSGSTLSNVNLTINKTGAGKWILGGHNDMASATTWNINQGTLYLELVNNKPVHIDLSNNNTATFNAAAGSTILFSPSAQAHLISGLDIALNAGSNVGMGQGGAFSYFELPAGADAPLLSLRADNSLTNDSNILNPDGTFSSGVYDYTYGLYWRENDPLSHDLVATIKSKTYNSELGGSSSTTGPTGIASQSSLGSMLTTRLHWNFECLDDCRDTTYTDGKTANCNSVCSQPSEKSANVWFRPTYSYTNQTNGTGFHINTPGFALGIDNCFDRNFFLGFGLFGTLPEFRSKYADIDAQTINAAVYGGTLLPGKIELGLMAGLGHTWYDQKRKVRGYHYNSDYESNNWNLGINLGRRFKLNESWTLRPFTAYEYMSLNVQSYKEKQGVYSLKVKSHRENFHFLKTGVDLTWSNNRDLDITGKVYHSGFYGDTKANTHVTFVSDPNATRYNSYGDKLDNNALGLGIGSAYKVNKDFTIEANYNFEKGKHSYTHYANLNFVYKF, encoded by the coding sequence ATGCTTACTGTTTCTAAGTTATCGAAAAATATAGCTTACTTGTTATTTTTTCCTATTGCTTATAGTCTGCTTACCTCTCAAGCAAAAGCAACAACCTATGATGTAGGAATAGGTGAAACATATTCAACCCTTAAAGAACTATCAGATGCGGGTGTTTTAGCAAATGGAGATATTGTTGTGGTACATAACAATGATAGCTCATTTGCAGGGGAAACATTATCTGTTAGCTCATTGACTCTAGTGTCTAGTGATGGAACACGTATTATTCTTTCTGAAGCAGCTACATCAACTCCTCCTGCAAAAGGGGGGCTTATTTACTTTACTAATAACTCTGTTACGTTAAATATTGCAGATATTCAAGTGCAAAATAGTACTGCGCAAGGTGTAAACAATAATGTATCCAGTGGTCTAGGTGGCGCTATCTATGCAAATAATGATCTATCTATGGCGAATGCAGATGACATTATGTTGAACAATAATACTGCGCTAGGTGGTGATAATGGTGCGAACTCAGGTTTAGGTGGAGCTATTTATGCGTATTACACCTTAGATCTAAAAAATTCCAATAATATCTCTTTCGTTAATAATAAGGCTATTGCTGGTAATCCTACGTCGTCTACAACCACAGGCTCTGGGCATGGTGGTGCAATCTATGCTTCGCTTATCAATTTAACTGGCGCTAATGACATTACTTTTTCTGGTAATCAGGCTCAAGGTGGAGATGCAGGTACTTTAAATGCTCCCAATAGTGGTATTGGTGGAGCTATTTATGCTGGTTTTTTTGGTATAGATATGACAGGCGCCAGTAATGTTGTCTTTAGTAACAATATAGCAAAAGGTGGTTCTGCATCTACTGGCGGTAATGCTGATAAATCAGGTTTGGGAGGAGCTATTTCTACACTTGGCCCTTCTGTCATTTCTGGATCTAGCTTTATAAACAATCAAGCTACAACAAGCAATATAGGAGATATGAGTAGTGGGCTTGGAGGAGCGATTTACAATTCAGGACCTAGTTTAACCTTACAAGCTACTGCAGGTAATGATATTACATTCTCAGGTAATACTCATAATCAAGGAGGCATGGGTGTAACCGCTAATAGTATTTATTTTGGTAATGTCTCATCCAGTGCATTATCAACTACTTTTAATGTGGATGTTGCTGATGGTGCATTGGTCACAATGTATGATCCTTTGGCATCACAAGCTGATGATTTGATTACAAAGTCAGGATCTACCTTAAGTAATGTAAATTTAACTATTAATAAAACAGGAGCGGGTAAGTGGATACTGGGTGGCCATAATGATATGGCCAGTGCAACTACATGGAATATTAATCAAGGAACACTTTATTTAGAATTAGTTAATAATAAGCCTGTTCATATAGATTTAAGTAATAATAATACAGCTACTTTTAATGCAGCTGCTGGTTCTACTATTTTGTTTAGTCCTTCAGCACAAGCACATTTAATAAGTGGTCTTGATATAGCACTTAATGCAGGTTCCAATGTTGGCATGGGTCAAGGTGGTGCTTTTAGTTATTTTGAGTTACCAGCAGGAGCAGATGCTCCCTTGTTAAGTTTGCGTGCTGATAATAGTTTAACTAATGATAGTAATATTTTAAATCCTGATGGTACCTTTAGCTCTGGCGTATACGATTATACGTATGGCTTGTATTGGCGAGAGAATGATCCGCTTTCTCATGATTTAGTCGCTACAATAAAAAGTAAAACTTATAACTCAGAGTTAGGTGGCTCATCCTCTACTACAGGGCCTACAGGTATCGCCTCGCAGTCTTCATTAGGTAGTATGTTGACAACGCGGCTGCATTGGAACTTTGAGTGCCTTGATGATTGCCGTGACACTACTTACACCGACGGAAAAACAGCAAACTGTAATTCTGTTTGTAGTCAGCCATCAGAAAAATCAGCCAATGTGTGGTTTAGACCAACCTATAGTTATACAAATCAAACCAATGGTACAGGCTTTCATATCAATACACCTGGCTTTGCATTAGGTATTGATAATTGTTTTGATAGAAATTTTTTCCTTGGTTTTGGTTTATTTGGAACATTACCAGAATTCCGTTCTAAATATGCAGATATTGATGCTCAAACAATTAATGCTGCTGTTTATGGTGGTACTTTACTTCCTGGCAAAATTGAATTGGGTTTAATGGCTGGGCTTGGTCATACTTGGTACGATCAAAAACGTAAAGTACGTGGTTATCATTACAACAGTGATTATGAATCTAATAATTGGAATCTTGGCATTAATTTAGGTCGTCGCTTTAAATTAAATGAATCATGGACTTTAAGACCTTTCACTGCTTATGAGTATATGAGCTTAAATGTTCAAAGTTATAAAGAAAAGCAAGGGGTTTACTCTTTAAAGGTTAAATCTCACCGAGAAAATTTTCATTTTTTAAAAACAGGTGTTGATTTAACTTGGTCTAATAATCGTGATTTAGATATCACAGGTAAAGTTTATCATTCTGGTTTTTATGGAGATACCAAAGCCAATACTCATGTTACTTTTGTATCAGATCCTAATGCTACACGATATAACAGTTATGGTGATAAGCTAGACAATAATGCACTAGGTTTGGGCATTGGTAGTGCTTATAAGGTAAATAAAGATTTTACGATTGAGGCTAACTATAATTTTGAAAAAGGAAAACATAGTTATACACATTATGCAAATTTGAATTTTGTATATAAATTTTAA